The stretch of DNA GCCAATAAACCGCGTGGTGGCGCAGTATGTCCTTCCCGATCACGTGGAAATCGCAGGGCCATATTTTTTCAAAACGCGGCATGTCGTGCGGATATCCCGCGCCCGATATGTAATTTATAAGCGCGTCGAACCAGACATAAGTGACATAATCCCTGTCGAACGGTATCTCGATCCCCCAGGCCATGCGGCTTTTCGGCCGCGATATACAGAGGTCAAGCAGCGGTTCTTTGAGGAACCCTAAGACCTCGTTCTTGCGGAAATCAGGCCTTACGAAATCGGGATTGGCCTTTATATGGTCTATGAGCCATCCCTGGTACTCTGAGGTCTTCAGGAAGTAGTTCGCCTCGTCCAGTCTTTCAAGCGGCCGTTTGCAATCCGAACATATGCCGTCCGGGCTCTGGCTCTCGGACCAGAAAGTCTCGCACGGCGTGCAGAACCAGCCCTTATAAGCCTTCTTATATATCTTTCCGTCTTTATACAATTTTTCGAGTATCGCCTGAACGGTCTTTTCGTGATAATCGTCCGTTGTCCGTATGAAATAGTCATACTGTATGCCGAGCTTCGTCCACAGTTCCTTAAATACGGGAACGATCTCGTCGACGAAACGCTTCTCTTCGCCGGCTTTGTATCCGCGTTCAATAGTTGACTTCTCTATCTTCTCACCATGTTCATCGGTCCCGGTCATGAAGAATACGTCGCGGCCGCTTCGTCTCATGAACCTGGCCACGGTGTCACAGGCTATCTGGGTATAGGAATGGCCTATGTGGGGTTTGGAATTGACATAATAGAGTGGGGTTGTGATGTAAAATTTTTTCATATCAATCTGATATTCCGTAACGTTAGGGAAAGTTAATTAAAGTTACGTAAGGTTACATCCCTTGATTTTCGCAACTTTACGTAACCTTCTCTAACCTTACATAACCTTATGTAACATTATTTATAGCTCACCTCGAACAGCGTCCCATCCTCGAGTTCAACGGTCGCGGACCGTTTTATCGCATTGATGCTTATGACCTTGCCCATGCCCTTTTCTGTCTTGATCGATTCGCCTTCACGCGGCATCCCTTTCATGAGGTCCTTGTATGTCTTATGCTCGTATCCCAGGCAGCACATAAGACGGCCGCAGAGGCCGGATATCTTTGTCGGGTTGAGCGGAAGGTTCTGCTCCTTGGC from Candidatus Omnitrophota bacterium encodes:
- the metG gene encoding methionine--tRNA ligase, with translation MDMKKFYITTPLYYVNSKPHIGHSYTQIACDTVARFMRRSGRDVFFMTGTDEHGEKIEKSTIERGYKAGEEKRFVDEIVPVFKELWTKLGIQYDYFIRTTDDYHEKTVQAILEKLYKDGKIYKKAYKGWFCTPCETFWSESQSPDGICSDCKRPLERLDEANYFLKTSEYQGWLIDHIKANPDFVRPDFRKNEVLGFLKEPLLDLCISRPKSRMAWGIEIPFDRDYVTYVWFDALINYISGAGYPHDMPRFEKIWPCDFHVIGKDILRHHAVYWPIMLKALGIEPPKAIFAHGWWIVKGEKMSKSKGNVVDPLEMINKYGIDPYRYFLLREVSFGLDGVFSEETLVGRYNSDLANDLGNLLNRTLTMAEKYFGGKVPEIKRQGEVLKKKASDLAGEMQRSIPNFDFVNALSKIWEVINIANKYIEESKPWALSKEGKTDELALVIYSLLEALRIAAVSVYPFMPGTAQRIYRQLGLEEDLQKMDFEKEMAWGKLEAGRMLKKAEPLFPRIEV